The Streptomyces sp. HSG2 genome has a segment encoding these proteins:
- a CDS encoding adenosine deaminase has translation MERVRDVSVLPKAHLHLHFTGSMRAATVLELADRYGVRLPDALTEALSGGEPPRLRATDERGWFRFQRLYDAARSCLRRPEDIQRLVREAAEEDLRDGSGWLEIQVDPTSYAPRLGGLIPALEIILDAVDTTVRDTGLGMRVLVAANRVKHPLDARTLARLAVRYADRGVVGFGLSNDERRGMARDFDRAFAIARHGGLLSAPHGGELTGPASVRDCLDDLSADRIGHGVRAAEDPRLLKRLADRQITCEVCPSSNVALGVYEKPEHVPLRKLFDAGVPMALGADDPLLFGSRLAAQYELARDHHGFTDAELAELARQSVRGSTAPEDRKATLLAGIDAWLTEPTG, from the coding sequence ATGGAGCGTGTACGTGATGTCTCTGTTCTGCCGAAGGCCCATCTGCATCTGCACTTCACCGGGTCCATGCGAGCCGCCACCGTGCTGGAACTCGCCGACCGGTACGGGGTCCGCCTCCCCGACGCCCTGACCGAGGCCCTCTCCGGTGGCGAGCCGCCCAGGCTCCGGGCGACCGACGAGCGCGGCTGGTTCCGCTTCCAGCGGCTCTACGACGCGGCCCGCTCCTGCCTGCGACGTCCGGAGGACATCCAGCGACTGGTGCGGGAAGCGGCCGAGGAGGACCTGAGAGACGGCTCCGGCTGGCTGGAGATCCAGGTCGACCCGACCTCGTACGCGCCCCGGCTCGGTGGGCTGATCCCCGCGCTGGAGATCATCCTGGACGCGGTGGACACCACCGTCCGGGACACCGGTCTCGGCATGCGGGTACTGGTCGCCGCCAACAGGGTGAAACACCCCTTGGACGCCCGCACCCTCGCCAGGCTCGCCGTCCGCTACGCGGACCGCGGGGTGGTCGGCTTCGGCCTGTCGAACGACGAGCGGCGGGGCATGGCGCGGGATTTCGACCGGGCGTTCGCCATCGCCCGGCACGGAGGCCTGTTGTCCGCACCGCACGGAGGCGAGCTGACGGGTCCGGCATCGGTGCGCGACTGCCTCGACGACCTGTCGGCCGACCGGATCGGCCACGGGGTCCGCGCGGCCGAGGACCCCCGGCTCCTGAAGCGACTCGCGGACCGCCAGATCACCTGCGAGGTCTGTCCCTCCTCCAACGTGGCCCTCGGCGTCTACGAGAAGCCCGAGCACGTGCCGCTGCGGAAGCTGTTCGACGCGGGGGTGCCGATGGCGCTCGGCGCCGACGACCCACTGCTCTTCGGGTCCCGACTGGCGGCCCAGTACGAACTGGCCCGGGATCACCACGGCTTCACCGACGCCGAACTGGCCGAGCTGGCGCGGCAGTCCGTGCGAGGCTCCACGGCGCCCGAGGACCGCAAGGCAACCCTGTTGGCGGGCATCGACGCCTGGCTCACGGAGCCGACCGGCTGA